The genome window CTTGAAGGAGGCCAGGAAGCGCGGCATGCCGGCCTCGGCGACGCTGGCGTCCTGGAAGGCCCGAGTGGTGATTTCGCGGGCAGCGGTGGCGTAGGCGTCCAGCGCCGGGCGCACGTCTTCGATGGCGGTCTTGATTTCAGGGGACAGCGGCAGCGTGGCGTTGTGGTCGATGTTTTCGCGGAACGAAGTGATATGTTCCTCGACGTCGGCCACTACCTGCTTGTGGCCCGCCTCGTCACGGCTCTGCGCGGCGCGCAGGGCTGACAGCACATCGGCGCGCAGAGCGTCATGCATCATGTCGCTTTCCATGTGACCGCGCAGCGCGCCCATCTTGATGTTGACGCCAGTCAGCGCATCGCCAAGCTGCTTTTCACTGTGGTAGCCGACCAGCCCGACCACCAGTGTCGCGACGATTCCAAAGGCGGCAAATGCCCGCAGCTTCTCCTTTACGCCAAATTGCATGCTCAACGCCTGGTCAGTGTACGGAACGCACGTGGGCTCCAAGTTCACGGTGGAAGCGGCGCAGGTGCCGGTCGGCCGTGAACGACAGCCTCCCCATAGCGGCCGCCTGGCGACCGTGCTTGAGGTGAGGCGGCAAAGCTTGCCGCCATGGACGAGGAGTTGGGGCGAGGGGCTAGGCGAGCCGACGGACTGAGTGGGGATCAGATGTGCGGGGCAGCTTACGTCAGGCCTCGGCGCTGGGCCGCGCCGAGACCTTGGCGTACCAGGCGAGCGTGCGGGTGTTTTGCGGCGGGATGGCGAATTTGACCCAGGCCACGAAGTCGACGGCGCACAGCGCGGTGATGTCGGCCATGGTGTAGATATCGCCGGCCACGAACTCGCTTTCGTTGAGATAGATCTCCAGCCACTTGAAAAAGCGCGCGATGGATTGCGTGCCGCGCTCGACGAGCCCGGGAATGGCCGGTATCACCTCACCCCCGGCGCCCGGCAGCGAGCGCTGCGCAAAATTCGGATGCTGATTGCGAAATACTTCCGAGCCGCCAATCATGCCGTCGAATTCCATCTTGCGCTGGCGCGATTCGACGATCGCCATCTCCTTCGCATTGCGGCCGAGCAGCGGCGGCTCGGGTTGCACGCATTCGAAATAGCGGCAGATGGCCATCACCTCGTCGAAGCGCGTGCCGTCGTCGAGTTCCAGGGTGGGCAGCAGGCCGCGCGGATTGATGGCGAGAAACTCCGGTTTCAGATTGTCGCCCTCCAGGATGTTTACCTCGATGGTCGGCAGGCTGATGCCTTTCTCGGCAAGGAAGATGCGCGCGCGGCGCGGGTTGGGCGTGATCTTGCTGTCATAGAACTTCATTGCATGGGGCTCCTGGGATGACTGCGTCGGGAATCAGGCCGGCAGCGCCGGGTCGGTGGTCGCGCCGTCTTTGAACTGCAACTCGGCAAGCCGTGCATACAGGCCGCCTTCCTCGCTGAGATCGGCATGGGTGCCGCTGGCGACGATGCGGCCGGCATCCAGCACCACGATGCGGTCGGCGCTGCGCACGGTGGCCAGCCGATGGGCGATGACCAGCGTCGCGCGATCGCGCATCAGCGCTCTCAAGGCTTCCTGCACCAGCAGTTCCGATTCCGCGTCGAGCGCGCTGGTCGCCTCGTCCAGCAACAGGATGGCCGGCTGCTTCAATACTGCGCGCGCAATCGAGATTCGTTGCTGCTGGCCGCCCGACAGGCGCACGCCGTGTTCGCCAACCTCGGTCGCGTAGCCCTGCGGCAGCTTGTCGATGAAGTCGGCGGCCGCGGCGGCGCGCGCGGCGGCGCGCACTTCCTCGTCGCTCGCATCGGGCCGGCCGTAACGGATGTTCTCCATGATGGTGTCGGCGAACAGCACGGTGTCCTGCGCGACTATCGCGATGCGCTGGCGCAGCTCGCGCGGCGCGACGCGTGCGATGTCGACGCCATCGAGCAGGATGCGGCCCTGCTGCGGCCGATAGAAGGCCAGCGCCAGGGCCAGCACGCTGCTCTTGCCGGCGCCCGATGGCCCGACCAGGGCGATGGTCTGCCCTCGTTCGAGGTTCAGGTTGAAATCGGTGAGCGCCGGCGGCGTGGGGCGGGATGGATAGCTGAAGCCCACGCCTTCGAATCGCAACTCGCCGCGCGATGGCAGCGGCAGCGTGTCGGGCACCGCGGGCAGCGGGTGGTCGGGCTGCACCGCCAGCAGTTCGACCAGCCTGTCGGTCGCGCCTGCCGCTTGTTGCAAGGCGCCGAAGATCTCCGACAGGCCGGCGGTCGAGCCGCCGGCGAACACCGCGTACAGCAGGAACTGGCCGAGTTCGCCGCCGCTCATGCGACCGCTGACCACATCCTGCGCGCCGATCCACAGCACCAGTACCAGTGCGCCGAACACCATGGTGATGGCATAGGCGGTCAACAGGGCTCGCTGGCGGATGCGACGGCGCGCGGCGTCGAACGCGCCTTGCACGCTGGCATCGTAACGAGCGCCGTGCAACTGTTCGAGCGTGTAGGCCTGTACCAGCGGCATGGCGTTCAATACTTCGCCGGCGAGCGCCGAGGTGTCGGCCAGCCGATCCTGGCTGGCGCGCGACAAGGCGCGCACGCGACGCCCGGCAAGGATGATGGGCACCACCACCAGTGGGATCACGAGCAGGATGATGCCGGTCAGGCGCGGGCTCGTGATTGACAGCATCACCACCGCGCCAAACAGTGTCAGTGAACTGCGCAGGGCTATCGACAGGCTGCTGCCGACCACGTTCTGGATGAGCGTGGTATCGGTGGTGAGTCGCGACAGCAGTTCGCCGCTCTTGGTCACTTCGAAAAAGCTCGGGCTCAAGCCGAGCACATGGCGGAACACCGCGCTGCGGAGATCCGCCACCACCCGTTCGCCCAGCCACGACACCAGGTAGAAGCGCAGCGCGGCGAAGCAGGCGGTCGCCACCGCCAGCGCGAACAGGCCGAGGAAATAGCGGTTGACCGACGCACTGTGGGCGGCGCTCAAACCGCTGTCCACCACGTGGCGCACCGCGACCGGCATGGCGAGCGTCGACAGCGCCGCCGCCAGCAGCGCCAGCAAGGCCGCCGCAATCACCCGATGGTAGGGAGTGAGGAAGGGGCGCAGGCCACGCAGGCCGCTGAAGCGGTAGCGTGGCTTGGCGGCGGGGTCAACGGCTGCGTTCATGGCAAGGGAGGCGCGCTGCGCTTTCGAAGTGGCGCGTGACCATAGCACAGTGCGTTGTCGGCGCTGTCGCGCTATCGATCTGGCGGTGCCGAGCGCTGCGCCGCTGGATAGAATCGCGCCATGAGCCGACCGTTCAATCCCGCTGCCGAGCGCAACAAGGCGCCCATCCTTGCCGTCATCGAGCGTTACCTGCTGCGCGCCCGCACGGTGCTGGAGATCGGCGCCGGCAGCGGTCAGCACGCGCTGTTCCTGGCCGCGCAGTTGCCGCATCTGCGCTGGCAGGCGAGCGAACAGCCCAGCCAGGTGGCGGGACTGCGCGAGAATCTCGCCGGCGCGGGCCTCGCCAACCTGTGCCCCGCCATTGCGCTCGATGTGCAGCGCGAGCCCTGGCCGCTGGCGGTGGTGGATGCGGTATACGCCGCCAACGTCGTGCAGTGCATGACTTCGCCGGCATTGGCCGCGCTGTTTCGCGGCGTCGGCGCGCACCTGGCCGCCGCCGGCGTGTTCCTGCTGTATGGTCCGTTCAATCGTGACGGCCGTTTCACCAGCGAAGGCAACCAACAGCTCGACGCCTGGGCGCGCTCGTTGGATGCGGATTTCGGTCTGCGCGATCGCGCGCTGCTGGAGCAATTGGCCGCCCGCCACGGCCTCGTGCTGGACGACGATCACTGCATGCCGGCCAACAATCAGCTGTTGGTGTGGCGGCGCGCCTGATGCCGATGACTTCACCTGCCCTTGACGCTTTTTATCCATGACAGCCTCGCCCCTGCCACTCGCCGAACTGCTCGCCGCCGCGCCCGCCACCGACATCGCCGTCCATTACCAAGGCCGCGCGTTCACCCACGGCGAATTGCTGGCCGAAAGCCGACGCGTCGCGGCGGGACTGGCGGCGCGCGGGGTGGGTGAAGGTGATCGAGTAGCGGTGTGGTTGCCCAACATCCCGGCCTGGTTGTGCCTGATGTTCGCCTGCGCGCGACTCGGCGCCATCCTGGTGTCGGTCAACACGCGCTTTCGCACCCACGAAGTGGCCGACATCGTGTCGCGCGCCGGCTGCCGCGTGCTGGTGCTGTGGCCCGATTTCAAAGCCATCGATTTTGCCGGCATTCTCGCCGCCATCGAGCCGGCTGCCCTGCGCGGCGTGGAACAGGTGATCGTGTACGACGAAAGTGGCAACGCGCCGCGCGGCGAACTCATCACGGGCGTGCCGCATAGCCGCTACGCGGATCTCGCCACGCTCGAGGATGACGTTCCGCAACTCGGCAGCGCCGCACATCGCTGCGTGATCTTCACCACTTCGGGGACCACCAAGGCACCGAAGTTCGTCTGCCATGTGCAAGGCACGGTCGCGCGCCATGCCCACGACGTGGCGGTGGCCCTGGGCATGAACCGCGCTGGCGCAAAAGTGTTGCAGGCTTTGCCGCTGTGCGGCGTGTTCGGCTACACCCAGGCGCTGGCGGCGTTGGCGGCGCGCGCGCCCATGATCATGTTGCCGGTGTTCGACGCGGTACTGTGCGCGCGCCTGCTGCGCGAACTCGGCATCACGCACATGAACGGCGTCGACGACATGATGGACAGGATGTTGGCGGAAGTGGACGGGCCGCTTGCCTTTCCGAGCCTCGAACACTTCGGCTATGCGCTGTTCAACCCGGCGCTGGAGGACATCGTCGAACGCGCCGCCGCGCGCGGCGTCACACTACGCGGGCTGTACGGCATGAGTGAATGCCATGCCTTCTATGCATTGCAGCCGCTCGAACTGCCGGCCAGCGAACGCCGCAAGGGCGGCGGACGCCCGGTCGCCGCCGAAGCGCGCGTGCGCGTGCGCGATCCGGACAGCGGCGCGCTGCTCGGGGTCGGCGTCGCCGGTGAACTCGAGATCAGCGGCCCCAGCCTGTTGCACGAATATTTCGGCGACCCGCAGGCGACCGCCGCGACCTTCACCGCCGATGGGTTCCTGCGCACCGGCGATCTCGGCTACCTCGAAGCCGATGGCCGCTTCTGTTACGTGGCGCGCATGGGTGACGTGATGCGCCTCGCCGGCTTTCTGACCAGCCCGCTCGAGATCGAATCGGTCATCGACGAACACCCCGCGGTGCACAGCAGCCAGGTGGTGGCGGTCGAGGTCGACGGCGCGCCGGCCGCGGTCGCCTTCGTGCTGCCCGCCGCGGACAGTGTCGACGCGCGGCAGGTCATCGACTTTTGCGCGGCGCGGCTCGCCAGTTACAAGGTGCCGAAGCGGGTGTTCACGCTCGATGCCTTCCCGACCACCTTGAGCGCCAATGGCACCAAGATCCAGAAAAGCCGGCTGCGCGTGCTGGCGCAGGAATTGATCAACGACACGGGGGATAAACACGCATGACACGTTTGAGTACATTGAGTCGCAGCATCGCCGGCAAGGTCGCGCTGGTGACCGGCGCGGCGAGCGGCATGGGCCGCGCCACGGCGCACCTGTTCGCCGACGAGGGCGCGCATGTCGCCGTCACCGATCTCGATGCCGCCAAGGTGCAGGCGGTGGTCGACGAGATCAAGGCGGTGGGCGGTAGCGCCGAGGGCTGGACGCTGGATGTCAGTTCCAATGCCGATCGGGAGCGGGTGGTGGCGGGCATCGTCGCCAAGTGGGGCGGGCTCGACATCCTGGTCAACAATGCCGGCATCTCGAACGAGCTGCCGATCGAGGCCGCCGACTACGAGCAGGTGTGGGACCGAACCCTGGACGTGCTGCTGAAATCCCAGGTGATGCTGATCCGTACTTGCCTGCCGCACCTGCTGAAGTGCGGGGCGGGACGCATCGTCAACATCGCCTCGACCGAAGCCTTGGGCGCAAGCCGTGGCTACAGCCCTTACACCGCCGGCAAGACCGGCGT of Pseudomonadota bacterium contains these proteins:
- a CDS encoding glutathione S-transferase N-terminal domain-containing protein; translation: MKFYDSKITPNPRRARIFLAEKGISLPTIEVNILEGDNLKPEFLAINPRGLLPTLELDDGTRFDEVMAICRYFECVQPEPPLLGRNAKEMAIVESRQRKMEFDGMIGGSEVFRNQHPNFAQRSLPGAGGEVIPAIPGLVERGTQSIARFFKWLEIYLNESEFVAGDIYTMADITALCAVDFVAWVKFAIPPQNTRTLAWYAKVSARPSAEA
- a CDS encoding ATP-binding cassette domain-containing protein, giving the protein MNAAVDPAAKPRYRFSGLRGLRPFLTPYHRVIAAALLALLAAALSTLAMPVAVRHVVDSGLSAAHSASVNRYFLGLFALAVATACFAALRFYLVSWLGERVVADLRSAVFRHVLGLSPSFFEVTKSGELLSRLTTDTTLIQNVVGSSLSIALRSSLTLFGAVVMLSITSPRLTGIILLVIPLVVVPIILAGRRVRALSRASQDRLADTSALAGEVLNAMPLVQAYTLEQLHGARYDASVQGAFDAARRRIRQRALLTAYAITMVFGALVLVLWIGAQDVVSGRMSGGELGQFLLYAVFAGGSTAGLSEIFGALQQAAGATDRLVELLAVQPDHPLPAVPDTLPLPSRGELRFEGVGFSYPSRPTPPALTDFNLNLERGQTIALVGPSGAGKSSVLALALAFYRPQQGRILLDGVDIARVAPRELRQRIAIVAQDTVLFADTIMENIRYGRPDASDEEVRAAARAAAAADFIDKLPQGYATEVGEHGVRLSGGQQQRISIARAVLKQPAILLLDEATSALDAESELLVQEALRALMRDRATLVIAHRLATVRSADRIVVLDAGRIVASGTHADLSEEGGLYARLAELQFKDGATTDPALPA
- a CDS encoding DUF938 domain-containing protein gives rise to the protein MSRPFNPAAERNKAPILAVIERYLLRARTVLEIGAGSGQHALFLAAQLPHLRWQASEQPSQVAGLRENLAGAGLANLCPAIALDVQREPWPLAVVDAVYAANVVQCMTSPALAALFRGVGAHLAAAGVFLLYGPFNRDGRFTSEGNQQLDAWARSLDADFGLRDRALLEQLAARHGLVLDDDHCMPANNQLLVWRRA
- a CDS encoding AMP-binding protein produces the protein MTASPLPLAELLAAAPATDIAVHYQGRAFTHGELLAESRRVAAGLAARGVGEGDRVAVWLPNIPAWLCLMFACARLGAILVSVNTRFRTHEVADIVSRAGCRVLVLWPDFKAIDFAGILAAIEPAALRGVEQVIVYDESGNAPRGELITGVPHSRYADLATLEDDVPQLGSAAHRCVIFTTSGTTKAPKFVCHVQGTVARHAHDVAVALGMNRAGAKVLQALPLCGVFGYTQALAALAARAPMIMLPVFDAVLCARLLRELGITHMNGVDDMMDRMLAEVDGPLAFPSLEHFGYALFNPALEDIVERAAARGVTLRGLYGMSECHAFYALQPLELPASERRKGGGRPVAAEARVRVRDPDSGALLGVGVAGELEISGPSLLHEYFGDPQATAATFTADGFLRTGDLGYLEADGRFCYVARMGDVMRLAGFLTSPLEIESVIDEHPAVHSSQVVAVEVDGAPAAVAFVLPAADSVDARQVIDFCAARLASYKVPKRVFTLDAFPTTLSANGTKIQKSRLRVLAQELINDTGDKHA
- a CDS encoding SDR family oxidoreductase; amino-acid sequence: MTRLSTLSRSIAGKVALVTGAASGMGRATAHLFADEGAHVAVTDLDAAKVQAVVDEIKAVGGSAEGWTLDVSSNADRERVVAGIVAKWGGLDILVNNAGISNELPIEAADYEQVWDRTLDVLLKSQVMLIRTCLPHLLKCGAGRIVNIASTEALGASRGYSPYTAGKTGVIGLTRSLAVELATRGITVNCICPGPIRTGMTAGIPEEAKAEFARRRVALRRYAEPEEVAQATLNFVLPAAQYITGQHLAVDGGLTIRNA